The Drosophila mauritiana strain mau12 chromosome 2R, ASM438214v1, whole genome shotgun sequence genome has a segment encoding these proteins:
- the LOC117135720 gene encoding epidermal growth factor receptor substrate 15-like 1 isoform X3, which produces MNVDFARVCGKHIGVYEAYYKLIDPKGTGAIEAMTAAKFLKKSGLSDVVLSRIWDLSDPSGKGFLDKPGFFVALKLVSLSQAGQVASMANIYLDIANPPKLGELPKTVPSRIQTVPVASGGVANGDWSIGVIDRLKYEQLFESLHPSNGMLPGNKVKGVLMDSKLPMSILGTIWDLADQDKDGNLDMHEFVVAMHLVYQTLQKRTIPSVLPPELRKPGAAGPPPKPAMPPPPAGAAMPRAPSGEGFGDGGFVANFPKDIAPPAAIPPLPVAVPPMTRIPPVGAVSSQPLIQTDPLIPIGAPVTANADWVVTPADLKRFEEIFRQSDLDKDGLVSGLEVKDIFIKSGIPQRSLADIWALCDTNQSGKLTVEQFALAMWFVERKQRGVDPPHVLNANMVPPSMRATVAGVDLQPQEVKPTYSNPELEMISKEIEELARERRVLETEIAQKEADVRIKNGEVRSLQSELDTLTATLKQLENQRGEAQKRLDDLQAQVTHNTAVLANVSLDISRTNEQVTKIRDQCHMQEETINEQEGELNAKRSELQKLKDEEASLQKEYDSNNRELTKLTNHLQATQLQISSVRSMVTQLLETQRQMTDALLICRAAMENQNAELVSEYQLKIEPDFDEARKTLTKEVQLPKDDPFEENNSGVANKATNGFGSDPFSGQPANKPAISTGFDDSFNMGSGFDSGFDAFGQSGTGSAFGQTQRDPFGADAFAANKSNAITPEPGKDDFGSDPFAALHAPTGQGQVLSPNAQKSGPPPRPESPSPALPPKKSKVPPPRPAPPRAAQPTGGFGSGGGGFADFDDFDNK; this is translated from the exons ATGAATGTGGACTTTGCGAGGGTGTGCGGGAAGCACATAGGCGTCTACGAGGCCTACTACAAACTG ATTGACCCCAAAGGCACCGGGGCAATTGAGGCCATGACAGCGGCCAAGTTTCTCAAGAAGTCTGGCCTCAGCGACGTTGTGCTGAGCAGGATCTGGGACCTTTCTGATCCGAGCGGCAAGGGCTTTCTGGACAAGCCGGGCTTTTTTGTAGCCCTTAAGCTGGTGTCCCTGTCACAGGCGGGACAGGTGGCCAGCATGGCCAACATCTACCTGGACATTGCCAACCCGCCCAAGTTG GGTGAACTACCAAAAACGGTGCCGTCGCGTATTCAGACTGTTCCCGTTGCTAGCGGCGGAGTGGCAAACGGAGACTGGTCCATCGGGGTGATCGATCGGCTTAAGTACGAGCAACTCTTCGAGTCCCTGCACCCCAGTAATGGAATGCTGCCGGGCAACAAGGTCAAGGGCGTGCTCATGGACTCCAAGCTGCCCATGAGCATACTGGGAACTATATGGGATTTGGCCGACCAGGACAAGGACGGCAACCTGGATATGCACGAATTCGTGGTGGCCATGCACCTGGTCTACCAGACGCTGCAGAAGCGCACCATCCCCAGCGTGCTGCCGCCCGAGCTGCGAAAGCCCGGAGCAGCAGGTCCGCCACCGAAGCCAGCCATGCCACCACCGCCAGCGGGTGCTGCTATGCCACGTGCTCCCAGCGGGGAAGGTTTTGGGGACGGCGGCTTTGTAGCCAATTTTCCCAAGGACATCGCCCCGCCGGCGGCTATTCCGCCGCTCCCGGTGGCTGTGCCCCCCATGACGCGCATTCCCCCGGTAGGAGCGGTTAGCTCTCAACCGCTGATTCAGACGGATCCATTGATACCGATTGGAGCTCCGGTGACGGCGAATGCCGACTGGGTTGTCACCCCAGCGGACCTTAAGCGGTTCGAGGAGATCTTCCGGCAATCGGATCTGGATAAGGACGGCCTGGTCTCCGGCCTTGAGGTGAAGGATATTTTCATCAAGTCGGGTATTCCGCAGCGCAGCCTAGCAGACATCTG GGCTCTTTGTGACACCAATCAGTCCGGCAAGCTGACTGTGGAGCAGTTTGCACTGGCCATGTGGTTCGTGGAGCGAAAGCAGCGCGGTGTGGACCCGCCCCATGTCCTCAACGCCAATATGGTGCCGCCCTCAATGCGCGCCACTGTGGCTGGAGTCGATCTGCAGCCGCAGGAGGTCAAGCCCACTTACTCAAACCCGGAGCTGGAAATGATCTCCAAGGAGATTGAGGAGTTGGCCCGCGAGCGGAGGGTTCTGGAGACGGAGATTGCCCAAAAAGAAGCGGATGTGCGCATCAAAAACGGCGAAGTGCGCAGTTTGCAG AGTGAACTGGATACTCTTACCGCCACGCTGAAGCAGCTGGAGAACCAGCGAGGAGAGGCCCAGAAGCGACTGGATGACCTGCAGGCTCAA GTTACCCACAATACGGCCGTGCTGGCCAACGTAAGTCTTGACATATCGCGCACCAACGAGCAG GTGACCAAGATTCGCGACCAGTGCCACATGCAGGAGGAGACCATCAACGAGCAGGAGGGCGAATTAAACGCAAAACGCTCGGAGCTGCAGAAGCTCAAGGACGAAGAAGCTTCGTTGCAGAAGGAGTACGATAGCAACAATCGGGAGCTAACCAAGCTAACCAACCACCTGCAGGCAACCCAACTGCAAATCAGCTCG GTCCGATCAATGGTCACACAGCTGCTGGAGACGCAGCGACAGATGACCGACGCTTTGCTCATTTGTCGGGCTGCCATGGAGAACCAAAACGCCGAACTCGTATCCGAATACCAGTTGAAGATAGAGCCGGACTTTGATGAGGCGCGCAAGACCCTGACAAAGGAAGTGCAACTGCCCAAGGATGATCCCTTTGAGGAGAACAACAGCGGCGTCGCCAATAAAGCTACCAACGGCTTCGGCAGTGATCCGTTCTCCGGTCAGCCGGCCAACAAGCCGGCTATTTCTACAGGCTTTGATGACAGCTTCAACATGGGTTCAGGCTTCGATAGTGGCTTCGATGCCTTTGGTCAGAGCGGAACGGGCTCAGCCTTTGGTCAGACCCAGCGGGATCCCTTCGGCGCGGATGCCTTTGCGGCCAACAAGAGCAACGCCATTACTCCTGAG CCCGGCAAGGACGACTTCGGCAGTGATCCGTTTGCTGCCCTGCATGCTCCAACCGGCCAGGGTCAGGTGCTCAGTCCCAACGCCCAGAAGTCCGGACCGCCGCCCAGACCGGAGTCTCCTAGTCCAGCATTGCCGCCAAAGAAGTCCAAGGTGCCGCCTCCACGACCAGCGCCACCACGAGCAGCACAG CCCACGGGTGGTTTCGGAAGCGGCGGAGGAGGATTTGCCGACTTTGACGACTTCGACAATAAG TGA